Proteins encoded in a region of the Chelonoidis abingdonii isolate Lonesome George chromosome 2, CheloAbing_2.0, whole genome shotgun sequence genome:
- the LOC116836150 gene encoding cathelicidin-2-like, which yields METCLKVLLLVGVVTAAPTPSSSPLPSHEAAVLAAVQIYNQEPGTTLACLLLEAKLQPDWDVSLKTIQPLTFTVQETVCLVSEKHDINQCEFKEDGLVKDCSGFFSTEQDPPSVIIKCEEASEEPNVISQGRREILVGLFIEMPGSLFKLVLPVLAKKTQKERR from the exons ATGGAGACCTGCCTGAAAGTCCTGCTGCTCGTTGGGGTggtcacagcagcccccacaccaTCATCATCCCCTCTGCCAAGCCACGAGGCTGCGGTTTTAGCTGCAGTTCAGATCTACAACCAAGAGCCAGGCACAACACTGGCCTGTCTGCTCCTGGAAGCcaagctgcagccagactgg GATGTGTCTTTGAAAACTATCCAGCCGCTGACATTCACTGTTCAAGAGACAGTGTGCCTGGTATCAGAGAAACATGACATCAACCAGTGTGAATTCAAAGAAGATGGG CTGGTCAAAGACTGCTCTGGATTCTTCTCCACTGAACAGGACCCGCCTTCCGTCATTATCAAATGTGAGGAGGCATCTGAGGAG CCTAATGTCATCTCGCAGGGCCGCAGAGAAATACTGGTAGGCTTATTCATCGAAATGCCTGGAAGCTTATTCAAGTTGGTCTTGCCCGTACTAGCTAAGAAGACCCAGAAAGAGAGGAGATGA